Part of the Sulfitobacter donghicola DSW-25 = KCTC 12864 = JCM 14565 genome, GTTTGACCATCGCTTAGGTTGAACTGTAACCGGAACCTGTGGTTGGAGTTCTTCTCGGCCTCAAAGGCCAAGCGCCAGCGAGACGTGACGCCAGCAGGTACGGTATCTTTGATCGGAACGCGCAGGCGATAGTTTTCTTGATCCAGTTTCAGGCGAAAGATTTTGACAGTCGCGTCACCTGGGCTGCCACCTTCGCCACATTCGGCTAAAGGCATGTTATGCGCGCCTACGGGGATTTGGAGCTTGAAGCTGCCTGATTTATTGACGGGGGTCCCGTTATTGTCGCGCCACTGATAGTCGATGTTGCCCTTCACGCCGACCTGAAGACCGCTCACGTTCACGGCCATCGCCGGACCTAATTCGCCCGCAGAGGATTGAACGGTTTTGATGCAATTCCGTTTTGCCGCGTTCAGGCTTTCGGTCGTATAGCTTGCTGGTGCGGCACATTGATGTCCGCGCTTAAGGGCCGCAACATTCGCCCCTTTTTTCGCCAGCACAGGAACAAGATTTACAAAAGCCTCCTCACTAAAATTCGGAATATTCAAAACCTCTGGGCTACCGATCGGTGCATCTTGAGTGTCGACAAACTGAAGGGTCATTTTGCCATTCTCAATCTCTGACCACCCAAAGTTTTCCAGCAGGAAATCTGGCGCAAAAGCCTCTCCAGGGCCTGAACAATCATCAATTAGTTTAAAGGCATGAAGCATCGGATCGCGGTCGGTTTTACTTGAATCCACCAATAGCGAACTTGAGGTGATGCGCACATCAGAGCGCGACTTGTTCTCAAATTCAAAAACCAAACTGACGGGCTTTATGTCTTCTTTTTTGATCCCCAAAAAGCCACCGCCAGAATGGCGATCACCCGCTTCGCGGGCTTCCATGGTGAGGGGGGCATTTCCGCGCCAGACATCTAGAATGCGCTGCGAGGCTGGGAAAATGCTAAGGGTTTCACCGGTTGCGCGGCTTTTGTACATCGCCGCTTTTTCGCTGGTAGACAGGTTTGAGAAATTCGATTGACCCGAGCGGTTTTCCAAAACAACACCGACACGGAAATCATCGCTCAATTGTGCATTCAGCACCTTTGGTTCATACACAATATTCCGGCTGCCCGCGACTTCGTCACCGTCTTTCCACACCGCAAGATATTCAAGGTCGTCGGAACGTTTCACCAATCCTTCGCCTTGCGCTTTTCCGTCAACGAATGTGCCTTCAAAGATGGTCCCGTCAGAATCGATCAGACGCCCTTCGCCATGCAACTTGCCCTGCTTGAAACCGCCAACATAATGATCCCCATTGGTGAGGGTTAGGTAACCAGTGCCATGCATTTTGCCCGCCTGCCACGTACCATCATAGCTGAAGCCAGATTTGTGCCGATAAACACCTTCACCCTCTCTTTTCCCTTCCCGCATGTGGCCCATATAGATCGCGACAGTTGCGTCATGTTCATAGGTAGCTGCGCCAATGTCCCGCCAAACGACTGTGCCTTGCCCCGAAACGCGCCCTTGCTTTGCGTCAGAGATCACATCGGGCGTCCACCGAAAGGTTAGCTCGGACTCCAGCGGGCTTTGCCAGACCTCATAGGTCTGGCGGGTCAGTTGGTCTGTTTCTTCATTCCATACCAGATGCGTTTTTACTGCCCATTTTCCCTCGGCTGGGTTTTGGGCTTTGCCGCGGACCTGCGCATCAACAAAACGGGTGTCAGTTGAGATCGGTTCGACGGATTGGGCGAAAACAGGCTGTAAAGGTAACAAAAGAAATGCGCAAAAAATGAAGTTGTTTTTAGTCTTGATCATGAAATTCTCCGAGACCTTTGGCAAAACGCCTCTTAAGCGTAGAATTATTCCTTTGGCTATGTCACGATAAAAATGGCTGAGAGGGGGCGCGCATTTTCTATGGAACGGACGTACCGTCTCTTTTTGTCATCACCAAGTGACGTTGCCGTTGAAAGAGGAATTGCGGATCGCGTTGTAAAAAGGCTCAACGCCGATCTGGACGATGCCTCGATAGAAATCATTCTTTGGGAGGATCATTTCTATACCGCAGATAGCACCTTCCAAGATCAAATCGCCAAACCATCCGAGTGCGATGTTGTCGTCTGTATTTTTTGGAAACGTTTAGGATCCGAGCTGCCTGAATCTTACATGCGCGAAGACGGCTCGATCCCAACGGGGTCTGAATTCGAATTCGAAGACGCTTTGCATCGCGCAACCGAGTCGAGCCCCAAAACGCCAGATGTTTTGGTTTATCGCAAGACGGCACCAGTTACGTTTCAGGAAGATAACTTGGTGTTTGAAAAGGCCCAAAGAGACAGCTTTCTTTCATTTTGGGAGCGATGGTTTCACAGTGAAAAGGGGCATTTTGTTGCTGGGTTTCAATCGTTCGAAACCACAGAGGATTTTGAACCTCTTTTTGAAAAACACCTCAGAGCGTGGATTAAATCACGCCAACCCGCTGTTGACGGGTTTAAGGGCTCGCCGTTTCGGGGATTGGAATCTTATTCCATAGAGGATGCCGACTGTTTCTTTGGGCGTGATCGCGAAACGCAACGGGCGCGCGCGCGCTTTATTGTAAATGCGGCTTCTGGGCATCCCGTGCTCTTTTTGACAGGCACTTCGGGGTCGGGAAAATCCTCACTCATTCGTGCAGGGGTTCTGGCGAACCTTAGAAAATCGGGTTCAATTCCGACAATCGCAGATGATGTCTGTATTGCGGTTGAAACACCTGCATCTTTGATCAGATCAGGGGACTGGGCAAATGGTTTGGCGACGTCGCTTTTGGGGGTGCAAAGCCTCGGAGCAGAATTGGCCAACAGCGATTTTGGCACGGCCCAAGCCTTGGCTGAATTGTTGCGCAATAGCCCCGCCAGTGTTGCATCGGTCATTTGTCGTGCTTTGGACCGCGCATCAGCCAGCAAGGGTAATGGTCACCGCATGACCCTCTTGCTCACCATCGACCAACTGGAAGAGGTGTTTAACTATCCAGCTGACGAACGAACATCCTTTGCCAAGTGTTTGTCGGGGCTTTTGGCTCACGCAAATACCGAGAGGCCGCAGGTTGGTTTGATTTTTGGCATGCGCTCTGAT contains:
- a CDS encoding MORN repeat-containing protein — encoded protein: MIKTKNNFIFCAFLLLPLQPVFAQSVEPISTDTRFVDAQVRGKAQNPAEGKWAVKTHLVWNEETDQLTRQTYEVWQSPLESELTFRWTPDVISDAKQGRVSGQGTVVWRDIGAATYEHDATVAIYMGHMREGKREGEGVYRHKSGFSYDGTWQAGKMHGTGYLTLTNGDHYVGGFKQGKLHGEGRLIDSDGTIFEGTFVDGKAQGEGLVKRSDDLEYLAVWKDGDEVAGSRNIVYEPKVLNAQLSDDFRVGVVLENRSGQSNFSNLSTSEKAAMYKSRATGETLSIFPASQRILDVWRGNAPLTMEAREAGDRHSGGGFLGIKKEDIKPVSLVFEFENKSRSDVRITSSSLLVDSSKTDRDPMLHAFKLIDDCSGPGEAFAPDFLLENFGWSEIENGKMTLQFVDTQDAPIGSPEVLNIPNFSEEAFVNLVPVLAKKGANVAALKRGHQCAAPASYTTESLNAAKRNCIKTVQSSAGELGPAMAVNVSGLQVGVKGNIDYQWRDNNGTPVNKSGSFKLQIPVGAHNMPLAECGEGGSPGDATVKIFRLKLDQENYRLRVPIKDTVPAGVTSRWRLAFEAEKNSNHRFRLQFNLSDGQTIVSRPIDLAYLRPRIPK